The sequence TCCAACATGGTACAATTTATCAATAGGTGGCTGATATGAAAGGGAGACAGGTTGAGTTAGAAAAGGCGCCCTTTTTACATTGGGCGATTTATTGGTAGCAGGCTGGCATGAACAGGGAAATTGCTAAACTGGAGAGGAAGCTCTTAGAGGGCGAAAAGAGCGAAAGGGGAGAGGAAATAGGCCTCGCTCAGGGGGCGCTTCTCGCCTCGGGGGTGGAGACGGTGAAGGAGTTGAGCTGCTATCTTGAAAAGATTGACCGGCTTTGCCAGAGAATCGCTGAGGCGCTCTTAGACCTTCCCCCAAAGGGCAGCGATAGTGAAAAGGCAAGAGTAATCTTCAACTGGCTGTGGCGAGAAAAGACCCATCGCTATGAGTATGGGGGCAATTTCAGGCTAACTCATGTGCTCGATGCCCAGCATGGTGGGGAAGAAAAAGTGGGCAATTGTCTGGGGCTCACCGTCCTTTACAACGTGCTGGCCCAGAGGTTCGGTCTCGGGGTGAAAGCGGCTTACCTGGAGGATGCCTTTGGACTGGGACCCCACCTTTTTACCGTGCTCTATGCCGGGGAGATCACCATTGATATCGAGAACATCTTTCCTGATGGCTTCGACTACCGGGGACATCCAGGTACAAAGCAGAGGGAGGAATGGGGAGACCGGGAGCTTATCGCCGATATTTATCATAGCGTGGGCAATGATTTATTCGCCTCGGGAAAGTTGGAACGCTCCATCGAGAGCTACGATAGGGCGCTCATGTTGCATCCCGGGTGTAGTAGTGCACACCTTAATAAAGGGATAGCTCTGGTCGAGCTGGGGAGGGTTGAGGAGGCTACGGAGTGGTTCGGGTAAAGGCGACTATTCGTCCTCCTGCTCATCCAGCTCAGCCGCTTTTCGGGAGAACCAGGAGCCCAGTGCCAGGAATTCCCCGCGGTGATAAAATATCTGTACCGCCAGCGCTAGAAGCACGACATCAAGAGCCAGGCTGTAGGCTGTAAGCAGCGGCACCGCCGGGCCAAAGCAAGGGCAGATATCAATGTCCAGCCCCCGGGCGAGAGCCGTGATCTTGGCAATGGCGAAGCTCAGTATCAGCAGCCCGCTGACCGCGGAGCTAACCCTGAGAAGTAGACCCACCACCAGAAAAATACCCAGGACGATCTCCAGAGGGGGCAGAACATAGCCATAGGCTGTGGCCAGTTGGTGAGGCAGCATATTGTACTGGTTGATTTCCCATATCAGGGTTTCGATATAGCCTAGCTTAACCGCGCCGGCGAAGATAAACACCCCCCCCAGGGCTATTCGCGAGGCCAGTGCCAGATAGCGGTGGAGCAGGAATGGCTCGGCGAGTCTCCAGTAGGGGCTCAGGGCTTGCCATGCCCTGTTGATAGTTACATTTTTCATACTCCATATTATATTGTGCTTCGCCTCTTGCTGTCCATCTTCACCATTATCCTTGACAGTACTACGGGGGCAAACTAAAATAGGACTGCGCCGAGGTAGCTCAGGTGGTAGAGCAGCGGACTGAAAATTCTGGGTTAGTTGTGCCGAAGCGTGGTGTCAGATATAAAATAGAACTATTGTGTTAATTGTCTAAACCCCGTTTTATAGCTAGAGTGCTTTTTAGTACCAACCAGTTCTTTTCAGTTTAACGCCAAATTAACGCCAACTTTTTAGCTTCGGTTCCAACGTTAGCCTATGGTATAAAAAAGAGGGGCCAACCATTTAAGGTAGTCCCTCGTTATATACTTGGATATAACTTGCAGTTTACATTTCTGTAATTTCCCGCCCTAAGCCCCTCAGTCGTAGCAGGTACACCATGATTCATACCCTAAGTGACACTATTCTTTCAATATACACCTTAACAAAATAGTATAAATCAAGTCTCATGGAGTATTTGTCCCGATAGTGAAGTTACTTATTACCCAGACGTTGTTATCCGGCCCACCTGTAGTGGACGGATCGAAAGCAATCAGACGCCATTCATAAGTTTCACCTTCACTCAGAGGGTTTCCTGTTCCATCAAAGTTATAAGCTACAGAGGTACTTTCCTTTGCCAGATACACAGACCACATGTCGTTACCTTCGCTATCGATAACCCAGATCCTATAATATCCTTGACAACCACACAATGGAGGTTGCCATGAAAAGGTTGGTGTCGGCGTATCTAAGATCTCCCCATTTGCAGGCGATATCGGCATAGGGAAATCTACAAGAGTATCCCGCACAGAAGCGGTAGTAGTCTGCGATGTACCATCACTGTAACTCAGACTGAAGGTGTAGACATCACCGGGGGTAGGTATTGTTTCACCAAGGAATGCTCCGCCATACCACGGATAATATTCTGTGGGTCCTTCACTATAGAGGTCAATAGTGCCAATATATGGGCCGGTCACACTCGCTGTGGTGATAGTTACTCCTTCAGGGATTAAATCCCATACATAGAAATCTAGCCCATAACCCTGGTCTTGTATATGAATCGTACGAATCAATGGCTTTTCTTGCTTACATTCACACCTTTTAGCTATCCATAAACCGCTATCATTAGTGTAACCCATGTAGCTATAGGTTCCTTTTATCTTATTTGGATATACGGTGGCTGACGCCGAAAAGTTAATAGCTTCTCCGTAGTACAATCCCTGCCCCAAAATGTTCAAATTATTGCCATAGAGACTACCATGTACCGATATGGAATATTCATAGTTCCAGAGCAGATAGTAAATGTATGACCCTATTTGGTGGATGTAGAAGCAGTATGGCTCACTTTCCTCTCCACCTTGAGAGGTCATATACAGATACCAAATGCCTGAGATATCCTGAAAGTGCTGTTTGCCTATTACCCTGATAATGTCTCTACCTTCAAAGGTAATGCTGTTGACTTCTCCAGCTATTGTTACCTCTACTTGTTCACCAGGGGTGAGTATGCTCTGAACTTCAGACCTATCAAACTTGACCATCAGGTCTGGGACTCCATCCTTGTCATAGTCGCCAATATCGGTGGGTTTTGATTCTGCGCACACTATTCCATTGAATCTCACAGTCGAGACGTCGATCTCTTCAACATCGTACCCCGTTAGCAGCTCGATATAGACAGTAACCCATTTGCCATTGCTTCCTAGATTGAGTGTGTCCGGATCAAAGTCTATTGTTGCTGGTATGATCTGATTTATCTCAGTTTCTGGTAGGCTGTCCGCCCGGGTTGACTGGGGTGCTATCACCACCATAATGGAGCCCAATACCAAAACAATGGCTAAAGAAATAAAAACTAGATTTCTCATGGCTTTACCTCCTAGTATGGTTCTAGCTAGTTTATATCCAATTCTATGTGAATCCTCAGTCTTGCCCGTATGTGATTGTGGCTATCTGCAGGAAGCGCGCCTGGCGAAAGGCTCATATCGATAATAACATAAGATGCGCCATTTGTCTGTCGGGAAAGTATGTATTTATTGTGGGGAAAGTCTGTATTTTTTGTTGTGGGGAAAACCCTTACAAAAATGGGAAATATTGTAGGGAGGCCTTGACACAGGTCAATACCGTAGTGCGGAATGGCGAGCTTAAGGATGCGGGATGGCAGGATACTCCAGGGGTGATAGCCTGTCAATATTGAGGAGAACTTAATGTTTTATAAGCCGCCGTTGGCCAATTGATAACCTATGGCGTCATTCACGTAAATAACGATGGTGTCCCTTCCTTCCCAGTCAGGATGTTTAGCCTTATAGTCAGCAATTGCCGCTTCCCGTTGTGCCTCGGTAGGCTCCGGCTGCCCCTCGTATAGCACCCATCGTATAGGCTGCTGCTTACCAGCTCCGGTGTGCTTTTCTAGCTTCTCGATTCTGCTGACGATGTTACTCACCGTGAACCTCCCAAAACTTTATTCTCCAGGTTGTTTAACCTTGCCTCCAGGTCGGCTACCTCTACAGCCTTTAGGCCAATAGATATTAGATAGCCGGCAGTCCTAGAGCGCATAAAAACGTCACCCTCTTTAGTCTCCAGGACTTCTTTTATCAGGCCCGCCAGGACAGTCAGCAAGGCGTTTGCCGTTCTAATTTCCTCTAGTGAACTCACCCGTATAACTTTGAACCCTACAGCCTCACCAGCTCGCCTCGAACGCTGCCATTGTCTCTGATATTCCTTTTGTCTCAGAGGGTCTTTATATGGCATTATTCGTGTAACCTCACAGCGCCTAAGTTAAGGCAATTATTCTTATGCCTGGAGAGGGTAGAACGTGAGACATTAAACTCAGTTTCTATATCTCTCAGGCTCCGGCTATTCTGTAGAGCCTTATTTATTTCCGCTACCTTCTCATGGTTACACACCCGGCAGTTTAGCTCTACTTCAGATGTCTCAGGCTCATTGTCGAGTAGTAAGCTATCATCCGTTGGCTGTGAATAGGCCGTCATGTATCCTTTACGGAAATTAGCCAGAATACCAATACACGCCTCAAAGTAACGGAGAGCTTCGCTAGCCTTGCCAAAGGAACGTTCACCGGGTGCCGTCATTTCCAGTGTAGGACACTTGAAGTCCTGGGGTAGTAGCTGTATAGGAATACCCCGCATGTCACCTTGAAACGGCCCTGAATCGTTATAGAGATAACATTCGCCAGGGTCCCGCTCCCAGGAAGCCATTCCCATTTTAGCCAGTTCCTTTACCGGCTCTATTAACGCCAGCAATTGCGGAAGTATGTTATCACGGGACGTTAGGAATCTGTCTATCGCTTCCCCCTGTTTTTTAGCCTTGACCTTGACCGCCTCGGCTCGGTCTCTTAGGGCTTGGCGCTGCTCTGCGATTTTCCTTAGCTCTTGAACCTCAACCTGAGCCGCTATCTCAGCCCGCACCCTGGCAAGCTGTCGGGTCAATTCGGAAACGTCCTCTCCGGCCTCAATCTTAGCTACGATTTGCTTTTGTATTGCCTTAATTGTGTCTGTTGTCATGTTATCACCTCTCTTTTAGTTTTGGTGGCCCCTAGTAGGGGAGAAATAACCCAGGAGGCCGGATACTGGAGTATGGAAACCTCCAGCACCCTATTTCTTGAGCTGCGACCCCCTACCAGTAGGCCATACCTCATTGAAGCCACTCCTGTTTATCCGGGGGAGCTTCGCCGGTCACAAATATCTCGACCTGCTCCGGAGTAAAGTCGGGCCTTGCCTTGCGAATTGACTCCCGTAATGCCTCCCTGTCAGCCGGGTTAGACATATTCAGGTTGCGCAACCCTGCCAGGAAGTACTCTTTTTCCTTACCTGAAAGCCCCTCTAGAATCTTGCTATTGATCTCGTCAATTTTCATGTTCTTTACCTCCTATTTATACCTATCATAGAACTATTAAACCGCTGCTTTCACTCGTAACTTTACCGTCCCTCAAAGCTAACTTGGCGTTACAGTTGGCGTTATTTCCTAAGAAACGGACACTTTGTCCGCCCTGTCCGCACACATTGTCCGTTAGCATAACTGTTATATAACACCCTGTTACGGTGTTACGTAACATAACAGGGGGGGATATATAATATCCCCTGTTACGGTACACTGTTATGCCTCTTGTTTTAAGCCCCATGATTCCCCTACCTTAATGAGATAACCCTTTTTGCTTAGGCGATTGGTTATAGTTCTAACGCTCGCTTCGTTCGCCTCTAAGGCTTCGGCGATTTCCTTCACTGTTAGCGCACCGCCTCGTAGCAAGTCCTTAATTCTCAGCGATAGCGGTAATTCACCGGATAGCCCGGTATCTCTCAAGTCAGCTTTCACCACTGTTATGCTGTTATCGGTAAACGTGAATCTATAACCTAGTGGCGGGTGTAGCCTCGATAGATTAGCCTTAGTGTGTTTTAGGCTGATAATGGCTTCGTCCTCTCCGGTCTCCTGCTCTGCCCTACACTCCCAAACCGACCTTGCCAGATTCGTAAAGAATACCGAGCCGAATATCGTTCGTCTTTTGGTGAGCTGGTCTTTTGAAGTGTGAGCTAAAGTCAAGCTAGTTACCCCTAGCTGACGTAGAGCTGCATGGTATTTTATAGCAGGCTCCGGGTCGTTAAGATTACCCCTGGCTGCCGGACCCAAACTATCAACTATAATCAGGCTGATATTCTTATCGTGTATGATTCGTTGAAGCTGCTCTATTGAATCGCTGAGAGTGCCAGTCATGCGTCTATAGAGTATTGGCATAGCACCCTTGCCAAAACCCTTCTCAAGAGCACTCCAGCGCCTTCTAAAACTGCCAGCATCGTCTTCATAGTCCAGATATAGGCACAAAGTAGACTCAGTTCGTGTAATAAGCCCCAGGTCATTATCGTGGTAGGGAAGTTGGACTATATAGCCAATTACCAGGGCGGCTAGACTTTTTAGTGAGCCATAATCCCCAAAGATAACAGCTGGGTGATTCATGTATAGAATAGGCTCTAGTAGGTAGTCTGGCGTCAGATTATCATTTTCACTCGGCCAGATTTCAATTGCCGGCTCACCTCTGCGGGCAATCTCTAAAGTCTTACCAGTAATGAAGGTCAGAATGTCAGTCCAGGGTATGTCTGCGGAGTTCTTTTCTAACCTCTTGACCAGGCTAGTCATTGTGGGTGTAGCCATGAGGTTGACCCGTGTGGTGTGTAGCAATGATTCACTTGACCCATTTCCTGAATAGAATGACAATTCGGCATAACCATCGTCTGTATAGCGCTCTGCTAATACCCGCAGACCTAGCTCTGACCAGGCATAGTTGATAAAGCCAATACCTTCGGTTACAGATGGGTTAGGCTTCATAGTTTCACACCCTCAGCCAGCTTAGGCTTTTGCCGTACTCTAAACTCGTTGCCAGTATTGCCCCAGCGCTTGATTACCTCAGCTCCGAGCTTGGCTACCCTTTCCCGTAACCAATGGTCACCCTGCAGCCCCCACAAGAGCGGACGCAAGGCATATAGTTCGTCCGTTAGCTCGCCATCCTCTAGACTGGGAATATCTAAATGGTAAAACCTTGCATATTGCTGGTCACTAGAGAGGGGATCAGGGATCAAAACGTCTCTAGTCACTCTCATTCCTCTTTTGAGATTTACCCGATAGCAATGCCTCGACAGATCGGCGGCTAACGCACATTCTCTTTTCACCGATAAAAATTACTTCTACGGGTAGCTTATTCTGCCGGGCCAAACGAAACGCCAAATTCCTAGAGCATCCGGTAGCCTCGGCAAATTCCGGGATTGTCATAGTCAAACACTCAGTCTCCATCTTCCCCCTCCGTAGTCTCCAAGCTTGCCTTGAGTTGGGGCCATAATGTAGTCTCACTCACGCCCAGGGCAGTTGCTAGTCGGCTGCGCACTCCCGCCGTTGGGTAGTGATTTAGCCGCTCAACTATAATAATAGTGGCCCGTGAGCAATGCGCCGCTTCTGCTAACCCCACTTGGCTGAATCCGAGTCGCCTTCGTAACATTCGCAAGTTATTTTTTCTCATTTGTCCCTCTATGTATTGACATTATAAGACAAGCATGATATTATAAATTTATACGGATTATGAATAGAAAAATATTAGCGGAAATAAACAAGGAAAAAGAAGCCGTCTTAGCCAAACTTGGCAAAGAGTATGAAATGAACATCCCCAGCAGGGGCCGGGAGGTCATAGATAGCAGTGTAGGCCCTCCAAGCGA is a genomic window of Dehalococcoidia bacterium containing:
- a CDS encoding AAA family ATPase, which produces MKPNPSVTEGIGFINYAWSELGLRVLAERYTDDGYAELSFYSGNGSSESLLHTTRVNLMATPTMTSLVKRLEKNSADIPWTDILTFITGKTLEIARRGEPAIEIWPSENDNLTPDYLLEPILYMNHPAVIFGDYGSLKSLAALVIGYIVQLPYHDNDLGLITRTESTLCLYLDYEDDAGSFRRRWSALEKGFGKGAMPILYRRMTGTLSDSIEQLQRIIHDKNISLIIVDSLGPAARGNLNDPEPAIKYHAALRQLGVTSLTLAHTSKDQLTKRRTIFGSVFFTNLARSVWECRAEQETGEDEAIISLKHTKANLSRLHPPLGYRFTFTDNSITVVKADLRDTGLSGELPLSLRIKDLLRGGALTVKEIAEALEANEASVRTITNRLSKKGYLIKVGESWGLKQEA
- a CDS encoding tetratricopeptide repeat protein, which codes for MNREIAKLERKLLEGEKSERGEEIGLAQGALLASGVETVKELSCYLEKIDRLCQRIAEALLDLPPKGSDSEKARVIFNWLWREKTHRYEYGGNFRLTHVLDAQHGGEEKVGNCLGLTVLYNVLAQRFGLGVKAAYLEDAFGLGPHLFTVLYAGEITIDIENIFPDGFDYRGHPGTKQREEWGDRELIADIYHSVGNDLFASGKLERSIESYDRALMLHPGCSSAHLNKGIALVELGRVEEATEWFG
- a CDS encoding MauE/DoxX family redox-associated membrane protein, yielding MKNVTINRAWQALSPYWRLAEPFLLHRYLALASRIALGGVFIFAGAVKLGYIETLIWEINQYNMLPHQLATAYGYVLPPLEIVLGIFLVVGLLLRVSSAVSGLLILSFAIAKITALARGLDIDICPCFGPAVPLLTAYSLALDVVLLALAVQIFYHRGEFLALGSWFSRKAAELDEQEDE